Proteins from a genomic interval of Qipengyuania sp. JC766:
- a CDS encoding potassium channel family protein, producing the protein MSDQIDRIESGGNRRRVRGPRFKPLRRAVKIPVWGDLGIRLGVALALIMLVVMIHWWDRGGLVDNVDGEVSFSDVVYFTMISVTTTGFGDIAPVTDRARMVEAIIVTPIRFAVFFIFVGTAYNFIIKRSWEKWRMARIQDQLSNHIVVLGYGVSGSESVNELIERGTDPECIVVIDPSEDRLIEAEKLGCNIMAADATRDETLEAVRISEAQNVLVSAGRDDTSILIVLTVRHLAPNVPISVVVRAADNEFLARQAGANTVINPVQFTGLLLAGSARGAHIADYLADLASVSGRVQLVEREVGPDECGCSIQNLTSGGRGLRIYRNGNALGFWEEECQNLQPGDIIVEIVPTENGTTKGDGHGDKA; encoded by the coding sequence ATGAGCGACCAGATCGACCGGATCGAGAGCGGGGGCAATCGCAGGCGGGTTCGCGGACCCCGCTTCAAGCCGCTTCGTCGCGCGGTGAAGATACCCGTCTGGGGCGATCTGGGCATCCGGCTGGGCGTGGCGCTCGCCCTCATCATGCTCGTCGTGATGATCCACTGGTGGGATCGCGGCGGGCTGGTCGACAATGTGGACGGCGAAGTCAGCTTTTCGGACGTCGTCTATTTCACCATGATTTCCGTCACCACGACCGGCTTCGGCGATATCGCGCCGGTGACCGACCGGGCGCGCATGGTCGAAGCGATCATCGTGACGCCGATCCGGTTCGCGGTGTTCTTCATCTTCGTGGGCACGGCCTACAATTTCATAATCAAGCGTAGCTGGGAGAAGTGGCGCATGGCACGTATCCAGGATCAGCTTTCCAATCACATCGTGGTGCTCGGCTATGGCGTGTCGGGCTCGGAAAGCGTCAACGAACTGATCGAGCGCGGCACGGACCCGGAATGCATCGTGGTCATCGACCCCAGCGAGGACCGATTGATCGAGGCGGAAAAGCTCGGCTGCAACATCATGGCGGCCGACGCCACGCGGGACGAGACGCTGGAGGCGGTCCGCATCAGCGAAGCGCAGAACGTGCTGGTCTCCGCCGGGCGCGACGATACCTCCATCCTGATCGTGCTGACCGTGCGCCACCTGGCGCCCAACGTGCCGATCAGCGTGGTGGTGCGCGCTGCGGACAACGAATTCCTGGCCCGGCAGGCCGGCGCGAACACGGTCATCAACCCGGTCCAGTTCACCGGCCTGCTGCTGGCCGGGAGTGCGCGCGGCGCGCATATCGCGGATTACCTGGCGGACCTCGCCAGCGTCAGCGGCCGGGTGCAACTGGTTGAGCGCGAAGTCGGCCCGGACGAATGCGGCTGCTCGATCCAGAACCTCACGTCCGGTGGCCGGGGCCTCAGGATCTACCGCAACGGCAATGCGCTCGGCTTCTGGGAAGAGGAGTGCCAGAACCTGCAGCCGGGCGACATCATCGTGGAAATCGTGCCGACCGAAAACGGCACCACCAAGGGTGACGGCCACGGCGACAAGGCCTGA
- the surE gene encoding 5'/3'-nucleotidase SurE produces the protein MRILLTNDDGVNAPGFAILEEIARTLSDDIWVCAPAEEMSGAGHSLTLNMPVRLRKLAERRFCVTGTPTDSVTLGLRKVLDGTAPDLILSGVNRGANLGDDITYSGTVSAAMEGALAGIRSIALSQVLAPIEDRDPEHDMFEAARQWGHRVLAPLLDQPFTERTLINVNFPPLPGSRVKGIRVVRQGFHDYSRGSVVEGKDPRGITYYWFGLHSIEHTLDHGTDLEAIDDGYIAVTPLQLELTHEASLASLRQAFDDPA, from the coding sequence ATGCGCATCCTGCTCACCAATGACGACGGCGTGAACGCGCCCGGCTTCGCCATCCTGGAAGAAATCGCCCGCACCCTGTCGGACGATATCTGGGTCTGCGCCCCGGCGGAGGAAATGTCGGGCGCCGGCCATTCGCTGACCCTCAACATGCCCGTGCGCCTGCGCAAGCTGGCGGAGCGGCGCTTCTGCGTCACCGGCACGCCGACCGACAGCGTGACGCTGGGCCTGCGCAAGGTGCTGGACGGCACCGCGCCCGACCTGATCCTGTCCGGCGTCAATCGCGGGGCGAACCTTGGCGACGACATCACCTATTCGGGCACCGTCTCCGCCGCGATGGAAGGCGCGCTGGCCGGCATCCGCTCGATCGCGCTCAGCCAGGTGCTGGCGCCGATCGAGGACCGGGACCCGGAGCATGACATGTTCGAGGCGGCACGCCAGTGGGGGCATCGCGTGCTGGCCCCGCTGCTGGACCAGCCGTTCACCGAACGCACGCTGATCAACGTGAACTTCCCGCCGCTGCCCGGCAGCCGGGTGAAGGGCATCCGCGTCGTGCGGCAGGGCTTCCACGACTATTCGCGCGGCAGCGTGGTCGAAGGCAAGGACCCGCGCGGGATCACCTATTACTGGTTCGGCCTCCACTCGATCGAGCATACGCTGGACCACGGCACCGACCTTGAAGCGATCGACGATGGCTACATCGCCGTCACCCCGCTCCAGCTCGAACTGACTCACGAGGCCTCGCTCGCCTCGCTCCGGCAGGCATTCGACGATCCTGCGTAA
- a CDS encoding PAS domain-containing protein yields the protein MNSPAISKFRLKSVDTANRAEVLPLGRQHALQSAGEAFHALADTMPQLVWSTLPDGSHDYYNARWYEFTGAPVGSTDGEGWAGMFHEEDQPNAWEVWNRSLETGEPYEVEYRLRHHSGQYRWMLGRALPVVDDDGVIQRWIGTCTDIEETKRVALENEILSQELSHRIKNIFAIISSLVSLTARASDAFGDRAGELLGRIRALGRAHEIVRPHTEKSRPEIGDVTLSALLETIFDAYPAWSEGRIEVTGGDLLIGSKAATPVALIFHELATNAMKYGALSSADGRVRLELTEGDETVGLRWVETGGPPAPTEEPASGFGSRLIDLAIRQQLGGSYERLRTDDGLEIDMDVQRQRLVENA from the coding sequence ATGAATTCCCCGGCTATCAGCAAGTTCCGGCTCAAGAGCGTCGATACCGCCAATCGCGCGGAAGTCCTTCCGCTGGGCCGGCAGCACGCGCTCCAGTCGGCGGGCGAGGCCTTTCATGCGCTGGCGGACACCATGCCGCAGCTCGTCTGGTCGACGCTCCCGGACGGATCGCACGATTATTACAACGCCCGCTGGTACGAATTCACCGGCGCCCCGGTCGGCTCGACCGATGGCGAAGGCTGGGCCGGCATGTTCCACGAGGAGGACCAGCCCAACGCCTGGGAGGTCTGGAACCGCAGCCTGGAGACGGGCGAGCCCTACGAGGTCGAATATCGCCTGCGCCACCATAGCGGTCAGTACCGCTGGATGCTGGGCCGCGCGCTGCCAGTGGTCGATGACGATGGTGTCATCCAGCGCTGGATCGGCACCTGTACCGATATCGAGGAAACCAAGCGCGTCGCGCTGGAAAACGAGATCCTGAGCCAGGAACTCAGCCACCGGATCAAGAACATCTTCGCGATCATTTCCAGCCTCGTCAGCCTGACCGCGCGTGCCAGCGATGCGTTCGGCGACCGGGCGGGCGAACTGCTGGGCCGCATCCGCGCGCTTGGTCGGGCGCACGAGATCGTCCGGCCGCATACGGAAAAATCGCGGCCCGAGATTGGCGACGTGACGCTGTCCGCCCTGCTCGAGACGATCTTCGACGCCTACCCGGCCTGGTCGGAAGGTCGCATCGAAGTGACCGGCGGTGACCTGCTGATCGGCAGCAAGGCGGCGACGCCCGTTGCACTCATTTTCCACGAGCTTGCCACCAACGCGATGAAGTATGGCGCCCTCTCGTCTGCGGACGGTCGCGTGAGGCTCGAACTGACAGAGGGCGACGAGACGGTCGGCCTCCGCTGGGTCGAGACCGGCGGTCCGCCTGCGCCCACGGAAGAGCCGGCCTCCGGCTTCGGCTCACGCCTGATCGACCTTGCCATCAGGCAGCAGCTGGGCGGGTCCTACGAGCGACTCAGAACCGATGACGGGCTGGAAATCGACATGGACGTGCAGCGGCAGCGCCTCGTCGAAAACGCCTAG
- a CDS encoding transglutaminase family protein, whose product MPLQIATDFAFRAEEPTDVLLQFEAAMIPEQRLSEFRTELSSWDSFARIDAQDDIGDRLWVRAEGRFEASYRAVVEVDRLLTKLETLEKMDPLKLPGETVQYLFDSRYCRGDKFQSFVDAEFGDVSGGRQMLAMRDWIADNFTYAPGSSSATTTALDSFVERRGICRDYAHVMVTLARAAGVPARFVSCYAPDVTPPDFHAVAEVFLQDSTTPGGGAWYLLDATGMAEAGEIVKIGVGRDAADVSFMTSFGMTEFLEKTVTVTRV is encoded by the coding sequence ATGCCCCTCCAGATCGCCACAGACTTCGCCTTCAGGGCCGAAGAACCCACCGATGTCCTGCTCCAGTTCGAAGCGGCGATGATCCCGGAGCAGCGCCTGAGCGAATTCCGCACCGAGCTTTCCAGCTGGGACAGCTTCGCCCGCATCGACGCGCAGGACGATATCGGGGACCGCCTCTGGGTCCGCGCGGAAGGGCGTTTCGAAGCCTCCTATCGCGCCGTGGTGGAAGTGGATCGTCTGCTTACCAAGCTGGAAACGCTGGAGAAAATGGACCCGCTCAAGCTGCCCGGGGAAACGGTCCAGTACCTGTTCGACAGTCGCTATTGCCGCGGGGACAAGTTCCAGTCCTTCGTCGATGCGGAGTTCGGGGACGTCTCCGGCGGGCGCCAGATGCTCGCCATGCGGGACTGGATCGCGGACAACTTCACCTACGCGCCCGGCTCCAGCAGCGCGACCACGACCGCGCTCGACAGCTTCGTCGAACGCCGCGGCATCTGCCGGGACTACGCCCACGTCATGGTCACCCTCGCCCGCGCCGCCGGCGTCCCCGCCCGCTTCGTCAGCTGCTACGCGCCCGACGTGACCCCCCCGGATTTCCACGCGGTCGCGGAGGTTTTCCTGCAGGACAGCACGACGCCGGGCGGCGGCGCCTGGTACCTGCTCGACGCGACCGGAATGGCGGAGGCGGGCGAGATCGTGAAGATCGGCGTCGGCCGCGACGCCGCCGATGTCAGCTTCATGACCAGCTTCGGAATGACCGAATTCCTGGAGAAAACGGTCACCGTCACCCGGGTCTGA
- a CDS encoding DUF1761 domain-containing protein, with product MGPIDLHEVVLGACAFFLVGMAWYGIAFRDVWTRAVGREKGDFTGRLPLWLVFGLTFAFALLVSLTLTHQFAMSAPSDRAKMMIAVGYGLTIMVPAVGIRYLYLNVPGRVFAIDAGFFVTAMAAMGAAHVLFD from the coding sequence TTGGGACCGATCGATCTTCACGAAGTGGTGCTGGGCGCCTGTGCCTTCTTCCTGGTCGGGATGGCCTGGTACGGCATCGCGTTCCGCGACGTCTGGACGCGGGCCGTCGGGCGGGAGAAGGGCGACTTCACCGGCCGGTTGCCGCTGTGGCTGGTCTTCGGCCTCACTTTCGCCTTCGCGCTGCTGGTCTCGCTCACGCTGACGCACCAGTTCGCCATGTCGGCCCCGTCAGACCGGGCGAAGATGATGATCGCGGTCGGGTACGGGCTCACTATCATGGTCCCGGCGGTGGGCATCCGGTATCTCTACCTCAACGTGCCGGGCCGGGTGTTCGCGATCGATGCGGGCTTCTTCGTCACCGCCATGGCCGCGATGGGCGCGGCGCATGTCCTGTTCGACTAG
- the rimO gene encoding 30S ribosomal protein S12 methylthiotransferase RimO, whose amino-acid sequence MTATPTTLPDAKKVGMVSLGCPKALVDSERILTRLRADGYAMSPDYAGADVVLVNTCGFLDSAKEESLAAIGEAIAENGRVIVTGCMGDEADTIRAAHPSVLAVTGAHQYEQVVEAVHTHAPPSQGPFVDLIPQPDVKLTPRHYSYLKISEGCNHSCAFCIIPQLRGKLASRRIDAVLREAEKLVAAGTKELLVISQDTSAYGVDTRHEERDWKGSPVRAHMTDLARELGGLRTAEGTPPWVRLHYVYPYPHVDQVIPLMAEGLLTPYLDIPFQHAAPAVLKRMKRPANEAKVLERLKGWREICPEIAVRSSFVVGFPGETEEDFSYLLEWLEEARLDRVGAFRFEPVEGAAANALPDPVPEALKEERYARLMEVTERISAEKLAAKVGTTLPVIIDEVGEPDEDGDIGATGRSQADAPEIDGQVFLRNVPASLQQGDIVDVQVEDADAHDLFGVPANG is encoded by the coding sequence ATGACTGCAACACCCACCACTCTTCCCGATGCCAAGAAGGTCGGCATGGTCAGCCTCGGCTGTCCCAAGGCGCTGGTCGATTCCGAACGCATCCTGACCCGGCTGCGCGCGGACGGTTACGCGATGAGCCCGGATTATGCAGGGGCCGACGTCGTGCTCGTCAACACCTGCGGCTTCCTCGACAGCGCGAAGGAGGAAAGCCTTGCCGCCATCGGTGAAGCGATCGCGGAGAACGGGCGCGTGATCGTGACCGGCTGCATGGGCGACGAGGCGGACACGATCCGCGCCGCGCATCCCAGCGTGCTCGCCGTGACCGGCGCCCACCAGTACGAGCAGGTGGTGGAAGCGGTGCATACCCACGCCCCGCCCAGCCAGGGTCCGTTTGTCGACCTGATCCCGCAGCCGGACGTGAAGCTGACCCCGCGCCACTACAGCTATCTGAAGATTTCGGAGGGCTGCAATCACTCCTGCGCCTTCTGCATCATCCCGCAGCTTCGCGGAAAGCTGGCGAGCCGCCGGATCGACGCGGTGCTGCGCGAGGCGGAAAAGCTGGTCGCGGCGGGCACGAAGGAACTGCTGGTGATCAGCCAGGACACCAGCGCCTACGGCGTCGACACCCGGCACGAGGAACGCGACTGGAAGGGCAGCCCCGTGCGCGCCCACATGACAGATCTCGCGCGCGAACTGGGCGGCCTGCGCACGGCGGAAGGCACCCCGCCCTGGGTGCGGCTGCACTACGTCTATCCCTACCCCCATGTGGACCAGGTCATCCCGCTGATGGCCGAAGGGCTGCTGACGCCCTATCTCGACATCCCCTTCCAGCACGCCGCACCGGCGGTGCTGAAGCGGATGAAGCGACCCGCCAACGAGGCAAAGGTGCTGGAACGGCTGAAGGGCTGGCGCGAGATCTGCCCCGAGATCGCGGTCCGCTCCAGCTTCGTGGTCGGCTTCCCGGGCGAGACGGAAGAGGATTTTTCCTACCTGCTCGAATGGCTGGAAGAAGCCCGGCTCGACCGGGTCGGCGCGTTCCGCTTCGAACCCGTCGAAGGCGCTGCCGCCAACGCCCTGCCCGATCCGGTGCCCGAAGCGCTGAAGGAAGAGCGCTATGCCCGCCTGATGGAAGTGACCGAGCGGATCTCCGCCGAAAAGCTCGCCGCCAAGGTCGGCACCACCCTGCCCGTCATCATCGACGAGGTCGGCGAGCCGGACGAGGATGGCGACATCGGCGCAACCGGGCGCAGCCAGGCCGACGCGCCCGAAATCGACGGGCAGGTCTTCCTGAGGAACGTGCCGGCGTCGCTCCAGCAGGGCGATATCGTTGACGTGCAGGTGGAAGATGCCGACGCGCACGATCTCTTCGGGGTGCCCGCGAACGGCTGA
- the serS gene encoding serine--tRNA ligase has product MHDIRLIRDNPDAFDAGLARRGLEPVSAAILELDRQRRDVATRMQEAQGRRNEASKAIGQAMGQGDTARAETLKAEVAELKQTLPALEEEDRRLGEQLEDTLARIPNLPADDVPEGSDESDNVEVASWGEKRDFAFQPKEHADLGPALGMEFETGAKISGARFTFLRGPMARLHRALGQFMLDHQVQQHGYTECNPPVLVRDEAMYGTDKLPKFAEDSFRTTDDRWLIPTSEVSLTSSVMGDIIDDAALPLRLTALTQCFRSEAGAAGKDTRGFIRQHQFEKCELVSIVRPEDSEAEHERMTAAAQSVLEALGLPYRTMLLCTGDMGFGARKTYDLEVWLPGQGAYREISSCSNTGDFQARRMNARYRPEGEKKTAFVHTLNGSGLAVGRTLVAVMENYQQEDGSIAVPDALAPYMGGLTMLEPAA; this is encoded by the coding sequence ATGCACGATATTCGCCTGATCCGCGACAACCCCGACGCGTTCGATGCCGGCCTCGCCCGCCGCGGGCTGGAGCCTGTTTCCGCCGCCATCCTGGAACTCGACCGCCAGCGGCGCGATGTCGCCACCCGCATGCAGGAAGCGCAGGGCCGCCGCAACGAGGCGAGCAAGGCCATCGGGCAGGCGATGGGTCAGGGCGATACCGCCAGGGCGGAGACGCTCAAGGCCGAAGTCGCGGAGCTGAAGCAGACCCTGCCCGCGCTGGAAGAGGAAGACCGCCGGCTGGGCGAGCAGCTCGAGGACACGCTGGCCCGCATTCCCAACCTGCCCGCCGACGACGTGCCCGAAGGCAGCGACGAGAGCGACAATGTCGAAGTCGCCAGCTGGGGCGAGAAGCGCGATTTCGCCTTCCAGCCGAAGGAACACGCCGATCTCGGCCCCGCGCTCGGCATGGAGTTCGAGACCGGCGCCAAGATTTCCGGCGCGCGCTTCACCTTCCTGCGTGGCCCCATGGCCCGCCTCCACCGCGCGCTCGGCCAGTTCATGCTGGACCACCAGGTGCAGCAGCACGGCTACACCGAGTGCAATCCGCCCGTGCTGGTCCGGGACGAGGCGATGTACGGCACCGACAAGCTGCCCAAGTTCGCCGAGGACAGCTTCCGCACCACCGATGACCGCTGGCTGATCCCGACCTCCGAAGTCAGCCTGACCAGTTCCGTCATGGGCGACATCATCGACGATGCCGCCCTGCCCCTGCGCCTGACCGCGCTGACCCAGTGCTTCCGGTCCGAAGCGGGTGCGGCGGGCAAGGACACGCGCGGCTTCATCCGCCAGCACCAGTTCGAGAAATGCGAGCTCGTCAGCATCGTGCGCCCCGAGGACAGCGAGGCGGAGCACGAGCGGATGACCGCCGCGGCGCAAAGCGTGCTGGAAGCGCTCGGCCTGCCTTACCGCACAATGCTGCTGTGCACGGGCGACATGGGCTTCGGCGCGCGCAAGACCTATGACCTGGAAGTCTGGCTGCCCGGACAGGGCGCCTATCGCGAGATCAGTTCCTGCTCCAACACGGGCGATTTCCAGGCCCGCCGGATGAACGCGCGCTATCGCCCCGAAGGCGAGAAGAAGACCGCCTTCGTCCACACGCTCAACGGCTCCGGCCTCGCGGTCGGGCGCACGCTGGTGGCGGTCATGGAAAACTACCAGCAGGAGGACGGCAGCATCGCCGTTCCCGACGCGCTTGCCCCGTATATGGGCGGCCTCACCATGCTGGAGCCTGCGGCCTGA
- a CDS encoding TonB-dependent receptor — protein sequence MRFVVRRAVAGLLSGTAALAIGTPAVAQDTDGAPVLSQDEGESDNVIVVTARRREEDIIDVPLSITAFSGDQLVKTGTQELTEIGQKVPNLTLEVSRGTNTTLTAFIRGVGQQDPVAGFEAGVGLYVDDVYLNRPQAAVLDIYDVERIEVLRGPQGTLYGRNTIGGAIKYVSRRLPDEFEVKVRGTYGSYDQADAVVSVAAPLGDTLRVGASAARLSRGGFGENLNLGTENYNKDVWAARGTIEFDSGPLFVRLSGDYIKDESEARQGSRLIPGLLTGAPVLDDVYDTRAGLDIVDQEVEAYGGSLTAEFELSDTISLKSITGYREDSSTSPIDFDSLPAVDLDVPAIYENDQFSQELQVLVEGDRLAGVLGAYYLNANAFTAFDTGLFLLGDLLSLPGFTAQTLGDVDTETWSVFGDFTYDLSDQLSLSLGGRYTWDKRTSQILRTSFVGGFSDLFGGTGVPFAVTSDFNGERSFEKFTPRGSISFKPNENHNFYFTYSKGFKGGGFDPRGQTTGAPDIDGDGDVDYEDQFAFLSFDPETVDSYELGWKASLLDNRLNLSLAGFLGDYSDVQIPGSIGLDTNNDGINDTFVGVTTNAASADINGVEFEGNALVGRDFAGLGSRFNVNWAVGYLDAKYNEFIDNFGNDVADQRVFQNTPEWTVSTTANLGLPVATGMLDFIGSISMRSDASQFEVPNRLLDQDGFVLLDASIVYSSDDDRWSIGVHGKNLTDKRYIVAGYNFVAGDGINAPFVPTLGREGTLTAFYGDPRRFFVTGEVRF from the coding sequence ATGCGTTTCGTCGTTCGCCGCGCCGTTGCGGGCCTGCTTTCAGGGACCGCCGCCCTTGCCATCGGCACTCCGGCCGTGGCGCAGGATACCGACGGGGCCCCGGTCCTGTCGCAGGACGAGGGGGAAAGCGACAATGTCATCGTCGTGACCGCCCGTCGGCGCGAGGAGGACATCATCGACGTTCCTCTCTCCATCACCGCCTTCTCGGGCGACCAGCTGGTCAAGACCGGCACGCAGGAACTGACCGAGATCGGCCAGAAGGTGCCCAACCTGACGCTGGAAGTCAGCCGCGGTACGAACACTACGCTGACCGCCTTCATTCGCGGCGTGGGCCAGCAGGACCCGGTCGCCGGGTTCGAGGCGGGCGTCGGCCTCTATGTTGACGACGTCTATCTCAACCGGCCGCAGGCGGCCGTCCTCGACATCTACGACGTGGAGCGGATCGAGGTGCTGCGCGGGCCGCAGGGCACGCTCTACGGCCGCAACACGATCGGCGGCGCGATCAAGTATGTGAGCCGCCGCCTGCCGGACGAGTTCGAAGTGAAGGTACGCGGCACCTACGGCTCCTACGACCAGGCCGATGCGGTGGTCAGCGTGGCCGCGCCGCTGGGCGATACGCTGCGGGTCGGTGCCAGCGCGGCGCGCCTGTCGCGCGGCGGCTTCGGCGAGAACCTCAATCTCGGCACGGAAAACTACAACAAGGACGTGTGGGCCGCGCGCGGCACGATCGAGTTCGACAGCGGTCCGCTGTTCGTCCGCCTGTCGGGCGATTACATCAAGGACGAGAGCGAGGCCCGCCAGGGTTCGCGCCTGATCCCGGGCCTGCTGACCGGCGCGCCGGTGCTGGACGACGTGTACGACACGCGCGCCGGCCTCGATATCGTCGACCAGGAAGTGGAAGCCTATGGCGGCTCGCTGACGGCGGAATTCGAGCTGTCGGACACGATCTCGCTGAAATCGATCACCGGCTACCGCGAGGACAGCTCCACCTCCCCGATCGATTTCGACAGCCTTCCCGCCGTCGACCTCGACGTGCCGGCGATCTACGAGAACGACCAGTTCAGCCAGGAGCTGCAGGTACTGGTCGAAGGCGACCGGCTGGCGGGCGTGCTGGGCGCCTATTACCTCAACGCCAACGCCTTCACCGCGTTCGACACCGGCCTGTTCCTGCTCGGCGACCTGCTGAGCCTGCCCGGCTTCACCGCTCAGACGCTGGGCGATGTCGATACGGAGACCTGGTCGGTCTTCGGCGACTTCACCTACGACCTGAGCGACCAGCTCAGCCTGTCGCTGGGCGGACGCTACACCTGGGACAAGCGCACCAGCCAGATCCTGCGCACCAGCTTCGTGGGCGGGTTCTCCGACCTGTTCGGCGGCACGGGCGTGCCCTTCGCGGTGACGTCGGACTTCAACGGGGAACGCTCGTTCGAGAAGTTCACTCCGCGCGGCTCGATCAGCTTCAAGCCGAACGAGAACCACAATTTCTACTTCACCTATTCGAAAGGCTTCAAGGGCGGCGGCTTCGATCCGCGCGGGCAGACGACCGGCGCCCCCGACATCGACGGGGACGGCGACGTCGATTACGAGGATCAGTTCGCGTTCCTGAGCTTCGATCCCGAAACGGTCGACAGCTACGAACTGGGCTGGAAAGCCTCGCTGCTCGACAACCGCCTGAATCTCAGCCTCGCAGGATTCTTGGGCGATTACAGCGACGTGCAGATCCCCGGCTCGATCGGGCTCGACACCAACAATGACGGGATCAACGACACCTTCGTCGGGGTCACGACCAACGCCGCGAGCGCGGACATCAACGGGGTCGAGTTCGAAGGCAATGCGCTGGTCGGGCGCGATTTCGCAGGGCTCGGCAGCCGCTTCAACGTCAACTGGGCGGTCGGTTACCTCGATGCGAAATACAACGAGTTCATCGACAATTTCGGCAACGACGTGGCGGACCAGCGGGTGTTCCAGAACACGCCCGAATGGACAGTCAGCACCACTGCCAATCTCGGCCTGCCGGTCGCGACGGGAATGCTGGATTTCATCGGCTCGATCTCGATGCGCTCGGATGCCAGCCAGTTCGAGGTTCCCAACCGCCTGCTGGACCAGGACGGCTTCGTCCTGCTCGACGCCAGCATCGTCTACTCATCGGACGACGATCGCTGGTCGATCGGGGTGCATGGCAAGAACCTGACCGACAAGCGGTACATCGTTGCCGGCTACAACTTCGTGGCGGGTGACGGGATCAACGCACCGTTCGTCCCCACGCTGGGGCGCGAGGGGACGTTGACGGCGTTCTACGGCGATCCCCGCCGGTTCTTCGTGACCGGCGAGGTGCGCTTCTAG
- a CDS encoding TetR/AcrR family transcriptional regulator: MRGNTGTAVADSAKQPRTERGRRTLRKLLDAAGAEFGEKGFHETSISGITMRAGVALGTFYTYFDSKDAIFRALVRDMSDAVQRAAREALAEPMPALDVEREALAAFLKFAGEHKEVYRIIDEAEFVDPASYREHYETIAQRILARLQRGAERGEIREDVDEAHAWAIMGMNVFLGLRYAVWEDGKLGADEVARSANALLTRGLAPDSSRH, translated from the coding sequence ATGAGGGGAAACACGGGGACCGCGGTGGCCGACAGCGCCAAGCAGCCACGCACCGAAAGGGGGCGCCGGACGCTGCGCAAGCTGCTGGATGCGGCCGGTGCCGAATTCGGCGAGAAGGGGTTTCACGAAACCTCGATCAGCGGCATCACGATGCGCGCCGGCGTGGCGCTGGGCACGTTCTACACTTATTTCGACAGCAAGGACGCGATCTTCCGCGCTCTGGTGCGCGACATGAGCGATGCGGTCCAACGCGCCGCGCGCGAGGCCCTGGCCGAACCCATGCCGGCGCTGGACGTGGAGCGCGAAGCGCTGGCCGCGTTCCTGAAATTCGCCGGCGAGCACAAGGAAGTCTATCGCATCATCGACGAAGCCGAGTTCGTCGATCCGGCCAGCTACCGCGAGCATTACGAGACGATCGCACAGCGAATCCTCGCCCGCCTGCAGCGCGGTGCCGAGCGCGGGGAAATCCGCGAGGACGTCGACGAGGCCCATGCCTGGGCGATTATGGGCATGAACGTGTTCCTGGGCCTGCGCTACGCCGTCTGGGAAGACGGGAAGCTGGGGGCCGACGAGGTCGCGAGGTCCGCCAACGCCCTCCTGACCCGCGGCCTGGCGCCCGATTCGTCGCGCCACTAA
- a CDS encoding response regulator, with the protein MPTNILIVEDEFLIALEMEEVVRDLGHRSIGVADTMEAALALANAEVDVALVDINLADGATGPLIGARLVTDYDIDVVFVTANPAQLGEGIDGTLGAVEKPVDLSILKDVLDFVLAMKRGEDLPDPPKALKLFGTA; encoded by the coding sequence ATGCCGACCAACATCCTCATCGTCGAAGACGAGTTTCTCATCGCGCTCGAAATGGAGGAGGTCGTCCGCGATCTTGGCCATCGTTCGATCGGTGTCGCCGACACGATGGAAGCGGCCCTCGCACTGGCGAATGCCGAAGTGGATGTCGCCCTTGTGGATATCAACCTGGCGGACGGCGCCACCGGTCCGCTGATCGGCGCCCGGCTGGTGACCGATTACGATATCGACGTGGTCTTCGTCACCGCCAATCCTGCCCAGCTAGGCGAAGGGATCGACGGCACGCTGGGCGCGGTGGAAAAGCCGGTCGACCTTTCGATCCTGAAGGATGTGCTGGATTTCGTGCTCGCGATGAAGCGGGGCGAAGACCTGCCCGATCCGCCCAAGGCGCTGAAGCTTTTCGGTACCGCCTAG